The following coding sequences are from one Apus apus isolate bApuApu2 chromosome 10, bApuApu2.pri.cur, whole genome shotgun sequence window:
- the FAM174B gene encoding membrane protein FAM174B, with product MRSAAPLLLCSACLLLPVLLLPAAPGAIGSQEPAAGPAANGSRLPAGPAGAPGNHSGAQLSPVPALLRDLSALKAAVIGACALTAALIACLLLRVFRSGKRIKKTRKYDIITTPAERVEMAPLNEEDDEDEDSTVFDVKYR from the exons ATGCGCTCCGCCGCCCCGCTGCTGCTGTGCTcggcctgcctgctgctgccggtgctgctgctgcccgccGCGCCCGGCGCCATCGGCAGCCAGGAGCCGGCAGCGGGCCCGGCAGCGAACGGCAGCCGCCTGCCCGCCGGACCGGCCGGAGCCCCCGGGAACCACAGCGGGGCCCAGCTCAGCCCCGTGCCCGCGCTGCTCCGCGACCTCTCGGCGCTGAAGGCCGCAGTCATCGGGGCCTGCGCCCTGACGGCCGCCCTCATCGCCTGCCTCCTGCTCCGCGTCTTCAG GTCTGGCAAGAGGATTAAGAAGACCAGGAAGTATGACATAATCACCACTCCAGCTGAGCGAGTAGAAATGGCTCCTCTGAATGAAGAAGATGATGAGGATGAAGACTCAACAGTGTTTGACGTGAAATACAG gtAA